Genomic segment of Candidatus Zixiibacteriota bacterium:
GCGCGAACTAAGCCGGCTCTCGCCATTTGAACTTGTCACAATTATGCTCATTCCCGAGATATTCAGCCCGTCGCTAAGCCGCCGATGATTATTCTATGACCAATGCCGTCATGGGAGCCGGGACCCTGTTCAGTCTGGTCTTTATTACCTCAGCCCTGAGTCATCGTTTTAAAAAGGTTGAGAATATCCTGGCCGGTACGCCGACGGTTCTCGTACACAATGGAAAATTTTGTGTGAAGAATATGAATAGTGAATTGGTCTCGAACGAAGAATTTTACGGAGAGATGGGGAAAGCGGGATTAGAAGAAATCTCACAGGTCAAGTGGGGGATACTGGAAGACGACGGCCAATTCTCATTCATTCCAATCAAGCCGGAGGACAAACATACCAAAGCCAAACCGAAAGAGTTTAGCGGCTAAAGAACTAACACAATCGTATTAGATATGTAAATTGAATTCCAGCGTGGTTTCGCTGGTTTCATCGGCATGGGCGAGAATCGTGCCGTCGCCCGCGACAATCATCGATGACCCGCCGAACACATTTGTGCCATCATCCCCCACTGCATTGACAGCTACTATCATTGCGCCAGTAGATTGGGCCCGCTCGACGATGAGCCGCTTCCAATCATGTATTCGGACATTGGGCCAGGCGGCAGGCAGAAAAATAATTGGGACCTTTTCTTTCTTGAGATTCTCGAAAATGTCCGGAAAACGGAGGTCGTAGCAGATCGCCGAGCCGACACGTCCAAAATCTGTTTCAAATATCCCTGCTTGTTTGCCCGGTGAGTAAACTGTGGTTTCGTTCATGCCCGGGAAGAGATTTATCTTTTTGTAGATTTGGTACTTATCCTTATGGAAATATCCGTAGGAGTTAAAAAGACCATCGGTCGACAGATACGGGAATCCGGCCATGACTCGAAAATCATGCTTTGAGAATTGCGCCTGAATTGCTTTGAAATCGGGGACCTCGCGAGTTGTGTAGAGACAGCCCGATGTGGCCAGCTCTCCGAAGCAAACAAG
This window contains:
- a CDS encoding nitrilase-related carbon-nitrogen hydrolase is translated as MKTLLVQKHVNTSDLTPYLDLAKARKVELVCFGELATSGCLYTTREVPDFKAIQAQFSKHDFRVMAGFPYLSTDGLFNSYGYFHKDKYQIYKKINLFPGMNETTVYSPGKQAGIFETDFGRVGSAICYDLRFPDIFENLKKEKVPIIFLPAAWPNVRIHDWKRLIVERAQSTGAMIVAVNAVGDDGTNVFGGSSMIVAGDGTILAHADETSETTLEFNLHI
- a CDS encoding DUF421 domain-containing protein, whose product is MTNAVMGAGTLFSLVFITSALSHRFKKVENILAGTPTVLVHNGKFCVKNMNSELVSNEEFYGEMGKAGLEEISQVKWGILEDDGQFSFIPIKPEDKHTKAKPKEFSG